The DNA region CAGCGGCTGCTTGGTGGCGGCCAGCCGGGCACCGAGCATCAGGCCGGTCAGCGTGCCGTCGCCGGTGGTCGCGTGGTCGAGCAGGATGACGTGGCCGGACTGCTCGCCGCCCAGCGCGAAGCCGTGCTGCTTCATCGCCTCCAGCACGTACCGGTCGCCGACGGCGGTCTCGACCAGCTCGATGCCCTCGCGCTCCATCGCCAGCTTGAAGCCCAGGTTGGACATCACGGTGGCGACGACCGTGTTGCGGCGCAGCGAGCCGGCCTCCTTCATGGCGACCGCGAGGATCGCGATGATCTGGTCGCCGTCGACCTCGTCGCCGTCCGCGTCGGCGGCCAGGCAGCGGTCGGCGTCGCCGTCGAGGGCGATGCCGAGGTCCGCCTGGTACTCGCGCATGGCGGTGCGCAGCCGGTCCAGGTGGGTGGAGCCGACGCCGTCGTTGATGTTGAGGCCGGTGGGCTCGGCACCCAGGGTGTGGACGACCTCGGCGCCGGCCCGGGCGAAGGCCTCGGGGGCGACGTACGCGGCCGCGCCGTGCGCGCCGTCGATGACGACCCGGATGCCGTCCAGGCGGTTGGGCAGCACGCCGATCAGGTGGGCGACGTACTTGTCGAAGCCCTCGGTGTACTCGCGGACCCGGCCGACGGCCGCGCCGGTCGGGCGCTTCCACTCGTCACTGCCGACGGAGTACGTCCGGTAGTGGGCCTCGATGGCGTCCTCGATGCGGTCGTCCAGCTTGTGGCCGCCGCGGGCGAGGAACTTGATGCCGTTGTCCGGCATGGCGTTGTGGCTGGCGGAGAGCATCACGCCGAAGTCCGCGCCGAGGGCGCCGGTGAGGTACGCCACCGCGGGGGTGGGCAGGACCCCGACCCGCAGCACGTCGACGCCCGCGCTGGCCAGGCCGGCGATGACCGCGGCCTCCAGGAACTCGCCCGAGGCGCGCGGGTCACGGCCGACCACCGCGACCGGCCGGTGGCCGTCGAAGGCCCCCGCCTCGCCGAGCACGTGTGCCGCCGCGACCGACAGCCCGAGCGCCAGCTCGGCCGTCAGTCCTTCGTTGGCCACACCGCGTACGCCGTCCGTACCGAAGAGTCGTCCCACTGTCCCGTCCTCCATCGCCGCAATGCCTTGCAGTGAATCCGATCGAATCCCCGGCTTCCGCACAATGGCCGGGGAGCACGACGCCCCGGAGTACGCGAAGTACTCCGGGGCGTGAGAGCGCGTCCGGGGGCGTGCACCACCAGGGCGGTACGCACCCCCGGGGCGCGACTAGCGCTTGCTGTACTGCGGCGCCTTGCGGGCCTTCTTGAGACCGGCCTTCTTGCGCTCAACGGCACGCGCGTCACGCATCAGGAAGCCGGCCTTCTTGAGGGCGGCGCGGTTGTTGTCCACGTCGGCCTCGTTCAGGGCGCGGGCCACGCCGAGGCGCAGCGCGTAGGCCTGACCGGACACGCCGCCGCCGGTGATGCGGGCGACCACGTCGTAACGGCCGTCGAGCTCCAGGAGCTTGAAGGGCTCGTTCACGGTCTGCTGGTGCACCTTGTTGGGGAAGTAGTTCTCCAGGGTGCGGCCGTTGATCTTCCACTGGCCGGTGCCGGGGACGATGCGCACGCGGGCGATCGCCTCCTTGCGACGGCCGAGGCCGGCGCCGGGGACGGCCTCGCCGAAGCGGCCGGCCAGGGACTCGGAGGTGTAGCTCTCCTCGGAGGTGTACTCGCCCTCGACGACAGTCTCGTCGAAGTCGACCTCAAGGGTTTCGGTGGTCTCGGCCACGGTGTTCCTCAGCTCTTTTCAGTGTTGGGGGGCTCGGTGGCCGAATTACTGCGCGACCTGGGTGATCTCGAACGGGACCGGCTGCTGGGCAGCGTGCGGGTGCTGGTCGCCCGAGTAGACCTTCAGCTTGGAGAGCATCTGACGGCCCAGGCTGTTCTTGGGGATCATGCCCTTGATGGCCTTCTCGACGGCCTTCTCCGGGTTGTTCGCCAGGAGGTCGTCGTAGCGGACCGAGCGGAGACCGCCCGGGAAGCCGCTGTGGCGGTACGCCAGCTTCTGGGTCTTCTTGTTGCCCGACAGGTGCACCTTGTCCGCGTTGATGATGATGACGAAGTCACCGGTGTCAACGTGCGGCGCGTAGATCGCCTTGTGCTTACCCCGGAGGAGGTTGGCGGCCTGGGAGGCCAGGCGGCCGAGCACGACGTCGGTCGCGTCGATGACGTGCCACTGACGCTGGACGTCGCCGGGCTTGGGGCTGTACGTACGCACGGTCGTAGCCTCTGCTTTTCAGTGAGTGAGTCCTGACAGGAGCACCGGGTCGAGGGCATCAGCCTGGCCGCCTTGGACGCAATTCAAGGGGGGCCGCTGGGTGGTCGACCTGATATCTCCGGCGTACCGACCTCTCACGTGAGATAGAGCGAGCCAATACGCACATCAAGCGCCCAGGCTACCGGGCCCACCGGGGAGGGTCAAAATCCGCCCGCCGGAACCTCCGCCCGGACGGCCCGGACCGCCCCGGTCCGGGCCCCGGTCGGACCGGGGTCCGAACCGGTCGTTCCGGGTCGGAAACGGTGGGAAACGGTCGGCCGCGGGCCGCCGTCCACCACCGCCGGCCGGCACCGGCCGCAGCCGGTCACGACCGGCCGCGACCGGATCCGCCCAGGTCAGCGGTCCCGCTCGACCCGGGTGACGTCCCAGACCGGCTCCGCCGACTCGTACACCCGGCCGTCCGCGCCGAACACCAGGAAGCGGTCGAGGGACCTGGCGAACCAGCGGTCGTGCGTGACGCAGAGCACGGTGCCGTCGAAGGCCTCCAGCCCCGCCTGCAGCGCCTCCGCGCTCTCCAGGTCCAGGTTGTCGGTGGGCTCGTCGAGCAGCAGCGCCGTCACCCCGGAGAGCTCCAGCTTGAGGATCATCAGCCGGGCCTGCTGGCCGCCGGAGAGCGACTCGAACTTCTGCTCCTCCTGCCGGTCCAGCTCGTAGCGGCGCAGGACGCCCATCGCGGCGCCGCGGCTGAGCGCGTGCTCCTCCTCGACGATCGAGCGGACGGTGCGGCCGACCAGCTCCGGGTGCGCGTGGGTCTGTCGGAAGTGGCCGGGCACCACCCGGGCACCGAGCTTCCAGCTGCCGCTGTGCGCGACCGTCGGGTCCCCGGCGAGCAGCCGCAGGAAGTGCGACTTGCCGGAGCCGTTGGAGCCGAGCACCCCGATCCGCTCGCCGTAGAAGACCTCCAGGTCGAAGGGCTTCATCAGGCCGGTGAGCTCCAGTTGCTCCATGCTGAAGGCCCGGACACCCGTACGGCCGCCCTTGAGCCGCATGGTGATGTTCTGCTCGCGCGGCGGCTCCTCCGGGCGGCCGGCCTCCTCGAACTTCTTCAGCCGGGTCTGTGCGGCCGCGTAGCGGGTGGCCAGCGCGTGGCTGACGGAGGCGGCCTGGCGCAGGGTGACGACCAGCTTCTTGAGCTTGGCGTGCTCCTCGTCCCAGCGGCGGCCCAGCTCCTCGAAGCGGGCGAAGCGGTCCTTGCGGGCCTCGTGGAAGGAGTCGAAGCCGCCGCCGTGGACCCAGACGCTGCTGCCGGCCGCGCCGGACTCGACGCTGATGATCTTCTCGGCGGTCCGCGAGAGCAGCTCGCGGTCGTGCGAGATGTAGAGCACGGTCTTCGAGGTGGCCTTGATGGCCTCCTCCAGCCAGCGCTTGCCGGGGACGTCCAGGTAGTTGTCCGGCTCGTCCAGCAGCAGCACCTCTTCGGGGCCGCGCAGCAGCGCCTCCAGGACGAGGCGCTTCTGCTCGCCGCCGGAGAGCGTGTTGAGGCCGCGCCACTGGGCCTTGTCGAACGGCACGCCGAGGGCGGCCATGGTGCAGACGTCCCAGTCGGTCTCGTAGTCGTAGCCGCCGACGTCGGCCCAGTCGGAGAGCGCCTGGGCGTACGCCATCTGCGTCTTCTCGTCGTCCTGGGCGATCATCGCCAGTTCGGCGGCGTCGACCGCGCGGGCCGCGACGGCGATCCGCTCGGGGGCCACCGAGACCAGCAGGTCGCGGACGGAGGCGTCGGCGGGCAGCGGGGCCGGGCCCTGCCGGTCCTCGTCGTCCTGCGCGCCCTCGCGGCCGGTGGTGCCGACGAACTGGCGCATCACGCCGAGCCCGCCGCTGATCGTCACCGAGCCGCCGTGCGGCTGGAGGTCGCCCGCGATCATGCGCAGCAGGGTGGTCTTGCCGGCGCCGTTGGCGCCGACCAGGGCGACCGCGGTGCCCTCGCCGACCCGGAAGGACGCGTCGTCGAAAAGCACCCGCCCGTCCGGCAGGTAGTACTCAAGGTGCGAAATCTCGACGTGTCCCATGGGGACGATTCTCCCAAGCCCTCGCCCAGGACCAAAACGGATTAACCGACCGCCGGCTGACCGGGCAGCGTCCGCATCCGGCGGGCCGCGCGGTTGCGCTCGGCGAGCAGCTCGTCCGGCGGGTAGCCGACCTCCTCCAGGGTCAGCCCGTACGGCCGGATCACGTTGACCGCCGAGTTGCGGACGCCGCCGGCCAGCACCTCGCCGGGGAACTCCACCGGCCGGTGCCCGTCTCCGACCAGCAGCATCGCGCCGACCAGTGCCCGCACCATGTTGTGGCAGAAGGCGTCGGCCCGGACGGTGGCGACCGCGAGCGAGCCCTCCTGCGCGGCGTAGCCGTCCACCGGGACGCGGTCCCAGTGCAGCTCCAGCAGGGTGCGGATGGTGGTGGCGCCCTCGCGCTTCTTGCAGTACGCGGCGAAGTCGTGCTCGCCGAGCAGCAGTTCGGCGGCGGCGTTCATCCGGTCGACGTCGAGCGGCCGGTCGTGCCAGAGCACGTGCCCGCGCAGCAGCGGGTCGACCCCGCCGGGGTGGTCGGCGACCCGGTAGGCGTAGCGGCGCCAGATCGCCGAGAAGCGGGCGTCGAAGCCCGCCGGGGCCTCGCTCACCCGGTAGATCCGGACGTCGCCGGGGAGCCGCCCGGCCAGCCGGCGGAGCAGCTTCCCGCCGTGCTCGGCCCAGAGCCCGTCCGGCAGGTCGACGTGGGCGACCTGGCCCCGGGCGTGCACTCCGGCGTCGGTGCGGCCGGCCACGGTCAGCGGGTAGTGCTCCGGGCTGCGGGTGACGATCTGCAGCGCGGTCTCGATCTCCTCCTGGACGGTGCGGCGGCCGCCGCGCTGGCGGGCCCAGCCGGAGAACTCGGCGCCCTGGTAGGCGAGGTCGAGCCGGATCCGGACGTACCCGTCGGCCGGGCCGTCCTTGACCGGCGGCCGCTCGGCGCAATCGTTGACCACTGCTTCTCTCCCGGAGGGCCCGGACACGCCGGACGGAGGTCGGCCCGGACGGGCCGGACGGGGGTGGGACCGGACAGAAAGGAACGGGCCCGCTCCCCCACGGATGGGAGAACGGGCCCGCACTACACCGGAAGGTGTCAGGCCTGCTCGGCGGCCTCGGCCTCGTCGGCCTTGGTCTCCTCGGCCTTGGCCTCGGCCTCCTTGACGGCACGCTTGGTGGCGCCCTCGGCCTCGCCGACGGCGGTCTGCGCGACGGTCAGCGCCTCGACCAGCTCGATCACGGCCATCGGCGCGTTGTCGCCGCGGCGACCGCCGATCTTGGTGATGCGGGTGTAGCCACCCGGGCGGTTCTCGTAGCGCGGCGCGATCTCGGTGAAGAGGGTGTGCAGCACCGAGATGTCGGTGATGGTCTTGCGCACCAGGCGACGGTTGTGGATGTCGCCCTTCTTCGCCTTGGTGATCAGCTTCTCGGCCAGCGGGCGCATCCGACGGGCCTTGGCCTCGGTCGTGGTGATGCGGCCGTACTGGAACAGCTCCCGGCACAGACCGGCGAGCAGCAGCGGCTCGTGGTGCGGGCCGCCGCCGAGGCGGGCACCCTTGGTGGGACGCGGCATGGAATTACTCCTCGAATCTCCGACTGCGGCCGTACCAGGTACCGCAGCGGGCGTACGGGCACGGTGCCCGCACGGCTTTCACTGACCCGCCGGAACGGCCGCCGGAGCGGCCGTTCCCACGGTCAAACTCTTAGTACTGCTCGGTCTCCGCGTAACCCGCGTCGTCCAGGTCGTCGGCGCCGAAGGCGTCGGCGGCGGCGGTCGGGTCGAACCCGGGCGGGCTGTCCTTGAGGGCCAGGCCCATGCCGGCCAGCTTCGCCTTGACCTCGTCGATCGACTTCGCACCGAAGTTGCGGATGTCGAGCAGGTCGGCCTCGGAGCGGGCGACGAGCTCACCCACGGTGTGGATGCCCTCGCGCTTGAGGCAGTTGTAGGAGCGGACGGTGAGCTCCAGCTCCTCGATCGGCAGCGCCAGGTCGGCGGCCAGGGCGGCGTCCGTGGGGGACGGGCCCATGTCGATGCCCTCGGCGTCGATGTTCAGCTCGCGGGCGAGACCGAACAGCTCGACCAGGGTCTTGCCGGCCGAGGCCATGGCGTCGCGCGGACGCATGGCGGGCTTGGTCTCGACGTCGACGATCAGCTTGTCGAAGTCGGTCCGCTGCTCGACACGGGTGGCCTCGACCTTGTAGGTGACCTTCAGCACGGGGCTGTAGATCGAGTCGACCGGGATGCGGCCGATCTCCTGGCCGGAGGCCTTGTTCTGCACGGCGGAGACGTAGCCGCGACCGCGCTCGACGGTCAGCTCCATCTCCAGCTTGCCCTTGCCGTTCAGCGTGGCGAGGACCAGCTCGGGGTTGTGCACCTCGACACCGGCCGGCGGGGCGATGTCGGCGGCGGTGACCACACCCGGGCCCTGCTTGCGCAGGTACATCACGACCGGCTCGTCGTGCTCCGAGGAGACGACCAGCTGCTTGATGTTGAGGATGAGGTCGGTGACGTCCTCCTTGACGCCCGGCACGGTGGTGAACTCGTGCAGGACGCCGTCGACGCGGATGCTGGTGACAGCGGCACCCGGGATCGACGACAGGAGGGTGCGGCGGAGCGAGTTGCCGAGGGTGTAGCCGAAGCCCGGCTCAAGCGGCTCGATCACGAACCGCGAGCGGAACTCGTCGACGACCTCTTCGGTCAGCGAGGGACGCTGAGCGATCAGCATGTTTTCAGATCCTCCAGTGGTCTTCGGCACCCACTATTTGATGCCGAACAGAACCAGCGTACGGGGTCCCCGGCGCAGTGACGCGCTCCCGGGACCCCGTACGTGGTTTACAGCATTACCCGCGTGCCCGAAGGCGCTGCGTCAGACGCGGCGGCGCTTCGGCGGACGGCAGCCGTTGTGCGGGGTGGGGGTGACGTCCTGGATCGAACCGACCTCCAGGCCGGTGGCCTGGAGCGAGCGGATCGCGGTCTCACGGCCGGAGCCCGGACCCTTGACGAAGACGTCGACCTTGCGCATGCCGTGCTCCTGCGCGCGACGGGCAGCGGCCTCGGCGGCCATCTGCGCGGCGAACGGGGTGGACTTGCGCGAGCCCTTGAAGCCGACGTGGCCGGCGGAGGCCCAGGAGATCACGTTGCCCGCGGGGTCGGTGATCGAAACGATGGTGTTGTTGAACGTGCTCTTGATGTGCGCGTGGCCGTGAGCGACGTTCTTCTTTTCCTTGCGGCGGATCTTCTTCGCGCCGGCAGCCTGACGACCCTTGGGGGGCATAAGTCTGTTCTCCTACTGAGGTGGTCGGTCCGCTGACCCGCGGGCCGGAGGGATGTCCGGTTACGGGACGGACTACTTCTTGCCCGGCTTCTTCTTACCGGCGATCGCGCGACGCGGGCCCTTGCGGGTACGCGCGTTGGTGTGGGTGCGCTGACCGCGGACCGGCAGGCCGCGACGGTGACGCAGACCCTCGTAGCAGCCGATCTCGACCTTGCGGCGGATGTCGGCCTGGACCTCACGGCGGAGGTCACCCTCGACCGTGTAGTTGGCGTCGATGTACTGGCTCAGCTTGACGAGGTCTTCCTCGGTGATGTCGCGAACGCGGACATCCGGGTTGACACCGGTCTCGGCCAGGGTCTGCTGGGCGCGGGTACGACCGATGCCGTACACGTAGGTAAGGGCGATCTCGATCCGCTTCTCACGGGGGAGATCAACGCCGGCGAGGCGTGCCATTCAAGGCTCCTGTGCTTCTTCAGAGGTCTTGCGTGCTACCTACTCCTTCGCCTCTCGACGATGGAGCCCCGGCCTCTGACCGGGGGTGGCAGTCCGTCCTCGAACGGACGGATCGGGTAGCCCGCTTATGACGTTTTCGCGTCGCGCGAAGTACTACGAGAAATGCTGGGGGGAACTGATCAGCCCTGGCGCTGCTTGTGGCGCAGGTTGTCGCAGATCACCATGACCCGGCCGTGGCGGCGGATCACCTTGCACTTGTCGCAGATCTTCTTGACGCTCGGCTTGACCTTCATGTTCAGGTTCTCCGGGTCTAGATCTGACGTTATTACTTGTAGCGGTAGACGATCCGGCCGCGCGTGAGGTCGTAGGGGCTGAGCTCCACCACGACCCGGTCGTCCGGCAGGATGCGGATGTAGTGCATGCGCATCTTGCCACTGATGTGCGCGAGGACCTTGTGACCGTTCTGCAGCTCGACCTTGAACATCGCGTTCGGAAGAGACTCGATCACGGTGCCCTCGATCTCAATGGCGCCTTGCTTCTTAGCCATGAACTGCGAGATCCACCTTCCGGGACCGGCTACCGTATGCGGCACGCTCGTGCGAACCTGGGTCCACCCCGACCCCCGGAGGGGAAGAGGGCGTGCTGAAGCACGCTACGAGTGAGCCGACGGTCCATCCTACGCC from Kitasatospora sp. NBC_00458 includes:
- the rpmJ gene encoding 50S ribosomal protein L36; translation: MKVKPSVKKICDKCKVIRRHGRVMVICDNLRHKQRQG
- the truA gene encoding tRNA pseudouridine(38-40) synthase TruA; protein product: MVNDCAERPPVKDGPADGYVRIRLDLAYQGAEFSGWARQRGGRRTVQEEIETALQIVTRSPEHYPLTVAGRTDAGVHARGQVAHVDLPDGLWAEHGGKLLRRLAGRLPGDVRIYRVSEAPAGFDARFSAIWRRYAYRVADHPGGVDPLLRGHVLWHDRPLDVDRMNAAAELLLGEHDFAAYCKKREGATTIRTLLELHWDRVPVDGYAAQEGSLAVATVRADAFCHNMVRALVGAMLLVGDGHRPVEFPGEVLAGGVRNSAVNVIRPYGLTLEEVGYPPDELLAERNRAARRMRTLPGQPAVG
- a CDS encoding ABC-F family ATP-binding cassette domain-containing protein; its protein translation is MGHVEISHLEYYLPDGRVLFDDASFRVGEGTAVALVGANGAGKTTLLRMIAGDLQPHGGSVTISGGLGVMRQFVGTTGREGAQDDEDRQGPAPLPADASVRDLLVSVAPERIAVAARAVDAAELAMIAQDDEKTQMAYAQALSDWADVGGYDYETDWDVCTMAALGVPFDKAQWRGLNTLSGGEQKRLVLEALLRGPEEVLLLDEPDNYLDVPGKRWLEEAIKATSKTVLYISHDRELLSRTAEKIISVESGAAGSSVWVHGGGFDSFHEARKDRFARFEELGRRWDEEHAKLKKLVVTLRQAASVSHALATRYAAAQTRLKKFEEAGRPEEPPREQNITMRLKGGRTGVRAFSMEQLELTGLMKPFDLEVFYGERIGVLGSNGSGKSHFLRLLAGDPTVAHSGSWKLGARVVPGHFRQTHAHPELVGRTVRSIVEEEHALSRGAAMGVLRRYELDRQEEQKFESLSGGQQARLMILKLELSGVTALLLDEPTDNLDLESAEALQAGLEAFDGTVLCVTHDRWFARSLDRFLVFGADGRVYESAEPVWDVTRVERDR
- the glmM gene encoding phosphoglucosamine mutase; the encoded protein is MGRLFGTDGVRGVANEGLTAELALGLSVAAAHVLGEAGAFDGHRPVAVVGRDPRASGEFLEAAVIAGLASAGVDVLRVGVLPTPAVAYLTGALGADFGVMLSASHNAMPDNGIKFLARGGHKLDDRIEDAIEAHYRTYSVGSDEWKRPTGAAVGRVREYTEGFDKYVAHLIGVLPNRLDGIRVVIDGAHGAAAYVAPEAFARAGAEVVHTLGAEPTGLNINDGVGSTHLDRLRTAMREYQADLGIALDGDADRCLAADADGDEVDGDQIIAILAVAMKEAGSLRRNTVVATVMSNLGFKLAMEREGIELVETAVGDRYVLEAMKQHGFALGGEQSGHVILLDHATTGDGTLTGLMLGARLAATKQPLADLAAVMTRLPQVLINVKGVDKSRVNTSEELAAAVAAAEAELGSTGRVLLRSSGTEPLVRVMVEAADESQSKAVAERLAEAVRTYLG
- the infA gene encoding translation initiation factor IF-1 gives rise to the protein MAKKQGAIEIEGTVIESLPNAMFKVELQNGHKVLAHISGKMRMHYIRILPDDRVVVELSPYDLTRGRIVYRYK
- a CDS encoding DNA-directed RNA polymerase subunit alpha, which codes for MLIAQRPSLTEEVVDEFRSRFVIEPLEPGFGYTLGNSLRRTLLSSIPGAAVTSIRVDGVLHEFTTVPGVKEDVTDLILNIKQLVVSSEHDEPVVMYLRKQGPGVVTAADIAPPAGVEVHNPELVLATLNGKGKLEMELTVERGRGYVSAVQNKASGQEIGRIPVDSIYSPVLKVTYKVEATRVEQRTDFDKLIVDVETKPAMRPRDAMASAGKTLVELFGLARELNIDAEGIDMGPSPTDAALAADLALPIEELELTVRSYNCLKREGIHTVGELVARSEADLLDIRNFGAKSIDEVKAKLAGMGLALKDSPPGFDPTAAADAFGADDLDDAGYAETEQY
- the rpsI gene encoding 30S ribosomal protein S9 codes for the protein MAETTETLEVDFDETVVEGEYTSEESYTSESLAGRFGEAVPGAGLGRRKEAIARVRIVPGTGQWKINGRTLENYFPNKVHQQTVNEPFKLLELDGRYDVVARITGGGVSGQAYALRLGVARALNEADVDNNRAALKKAGFLMRDARAVERKKAGLKKARKAPQYSKR
- the rpsM gene encoding 30S ribosomal protein S13, encoding MARLAGVDLPREKRIEIALTYVYGIGRTRAQQTLAETGVNPDVRVRDITEEDLVKLSQYIDANYTVEGDLRREVQADIRRKVEIGCYEGLRHRRGLPVRGQRTHTNARTRKGPRRAIAGKKKPGKK
- the rpsK gene encoding 30S ribosomal protein S11, yielding MPPKGRQAAGAKKIRRKEKKNVAHGHAHIKSTFNNTIVSITDPAGNVISWASAGHVGFKGSRKSTPFAAQMAAEAAARRAQEHGMRKVDVFVKGPGSGRETAIRSLQATGLEVGSIQDVTPTPHNGCRPPKRRRV
- the rplQ gene encoding 50S ribosomal protein L17, with product MPRPTKGARLGGGPHHEPLLLAGLCRELFQYGRITTTEAKARRMRPLAEKLITKAKKGDIHNRRLVRKTITDISVLHTLFTEIAPRYENRPGGYTRITKIGGRRGDNAPMAVIELVEALTVAQTAVGEAEGATKRAVKEAEAKAEETKADEAEAAEQA
- the rplM gene encoding 50S ribosomal protein L13, which codes for MRTYSPKPGDVQRQWHVIDATDVVLGRLASQAANLLRGKHKAIYAPHVDTGDFVIIINADKVHLSGNKKTQKLAYRHSGFPGGLRSVRYDDLLANNPEKAVEKAIKGMIPKNSLGRQMLSKLKVYSGDQHPHAAQQPVPFEITQVAQ